TTCATTGTTCAGAGATCTAGCTTTCaactttatttatttaaaaaaaacacttcctCATTCCTGATTTATACATTATTTCTGGACACCTGAGTCTAGACCTCAGCCTTTACTGTTTGCTCTGCTTGACTTCTTCTCCTGTCTTGTCTCTGTCCTTTTCCAGCATGTCAATGGGCTTCCTGGTTGAGGACGTTGCTCCCATCGTATGGAGAGGACTAATGGTGATGTCGGCCATTGAGAAATTACTACGGCAGGTGAGCAGCAGTACACTAAACGCTGGTCAGCGCTGCTGATGATGTACACACCACCACAGCTCATATTCTCTGTCATAATCTGCCATCACTGTGAGTGGTTTATGGAGTTGGGGGGCCTTGGCACTTTGTCTTCTAAGTGCTAGAGGTTGTGATGGGTGGTGGGCATTACACTGATGCTTTATTGGATGGCTGTCAGTAGCTTGTGGATGGCTGCTTTTGCTTTTAATGGGGATATAAGGTGAGGAAATGGGCTGTATGATGTGCATCTTTGGTCATACTGCGGTTTACACTTAATGCATGATGAAATGCTCTTAATCTGTTAAAGCAATATGTTAAGTCATGGTCCCAGACAGTTATAAATTTGTCAGTCACCCTGTCAAATCATTGATTATTATAGCATTCCACTGGCTGGACGATGCATGTTATTGACAGCAAAATGATCAACCAAATCTATGTCCCTATGAATAACTGACATTAGAATTTTTCAGAATTGTGTTTTATCTTGCAGTTATTTACTTTGTGTTTTTGTCTAGAATGATGTTTTGCAGACAGTGCATCATTTCCATTGATCTGCTGGCCATctgtcacacagtcacactatcTCTATTAACTGTGTGTTAACAGGTCGACTGGGGACGACTGGATTACTTGGTGGTTGACATGCCCCCTGGAACTGGGGATGTGCAGCTCTCCATAACACAGAACATCCCCATTGCAGGTGAGCAATGAATCCACTCATTTTCAAGCAGgcagtttgtgttttttttactgtcatGATTCAATGGAATGTGCAATGTCCTACTGTGACCAGAGGGGGGCAGCATGGATGTAGTATTTGTGTCAGATCTGGCTCTGCTATGTGTGTGGTCGGTAAGAGAGGGAGGTGGCAGTTCTCAGTGCACACAAGATGACAAGCTAAATCTGGGTCTTTTCTTCTGGCCGCCTGCCAGTCAGTGGGGCACATATTTTGCATGTTTTTGAAGGCTGTGAAAACAGACTGTGTCAGCAAAGTCTTTTTTGGAGATGCTGGAAAGTATGCCAAACTCACGACAAGCTCTCTGAGAACTGGAGAAAGGTCTCAATTTTAACCCAGATATGACAGCAGTTGCCATGTTctattatatatactgtattgaaAAGAATGGTTATGAGTTAAGATGGTATTGGAGTAGGTTTTGTGAGACTTATCCATGCCATTCACTGGAACCAGGGCCATGAAAGGGAGTCGGAGAAGGTTGCATTGGACTCTCTGGCCTGTTAGATCCCCTTTTTAACCAGATGCATACATGATATACCTATAATATATAAGGCCTTTTCCCACCAGAATGGCCACCGTCCGTGGGACGGAATCGATTTCTACCAGCGGCAGTCCAACTTGAGCGAAATTTTGACAACGACGACTGGCAGTGTCCCATTGAAATGGCTGGCAAAATGgtagcctggcgacaccatcctatgtactccacccaaagattttggctccgcacatagtctggcaaaccctcctagctcggtttgctcactgtttagctaatcagcaaacagttgagagtggtgacccagaactcacccacgaagtccgttactgattggttaaggtaacactattcacacttttgttttgttatttctatGTATCTTGGGACACTAATGCgaaagaaagcgaaagcccacctgggaaactccaactcccattgtcactgtgacacagcactcaagttcaagttcaagttcaagtcaagtttattgtcaatttctttacatgcactggtcatacaaagaatttgaaattgcgtttcttgctctcccattcagacatagactaatctaggtaaggacatagacagtatagacatagacagtactcatacatggacatagacagtatggacgtagacattgctcatacagacatttaaagtgcaagactggacaacagaagacttgtagagaacatacattaagaggaggtattttgttgtgctttttctaaaagtcctttatagcgttctgacatagtaatagtagcatttgaagaaaacaataattaaaaaggtttattaaatacaccagcagcagtatgtgtgtgtgtgtgtgtgtttgtatgtgttttgtgtgcgtgcgtgtgtgtgtgtgtgtgtgtgtgtgtgtgtgtgtgtgtgtgtgtgtgtgtgtgtgtgtgtgtgtgtgtgtgtgtgtgtgtgtgtgtgtgtgtgtgtgtgtgtttagtgcaggtagaaagtgcggtgtgcgtctgtgtacctgtgtatgtgtgtgtgtgtgtgtgtgtatgtgtgtgagtatgagttgtgtgtcagtgtgtgtatgtttgggtttagtgcagaaagtgcagtgtgcttgtgtgtgtgtgtgtgtgtgtgtatgtatgtgtgtgtgtgtgtgtgtgtgtgtgtgtgtgtgcatgtgtatgttttgagttagtgcaggttgaaagttcagtcacagatgtagtagtgcatgtggaatgttcagtcgcagatatggtggtgggggatgaggggggggggcgttgtcagtggcctggctggctagaggctgacagtgaagggagagtgggttgagtgttcagtatcttgattgcttgatgcatcgtgctgcttgcaagcctggtggtacgggaacggaggcgcctgtacctctttccagagggcaggaggctgaacagtttgtgtgcagggtggcttgtgtctttgatgatcatcagtgctttccgggtgaggcgtgcggtgtaaatgtcctgcagggaggggagtggtactccaatgatcttcttcgctgtgttcacaacacgctggagtgtcttcctgtttttctccgtgcagcttcctccccacactgtgatgcagctggacacgacgctctctatggttcctctgtagaatgttgtcatgatggagggtgtagcacttgccttctttagtttgcgcaagaagtagagacgctgatgggccttcttcgccagtgatgtagtgttggtggtccaagagaggtcgtcgctgatgtgcactccaaggaactccacagcacacaagtgtacaatgcacactgcacacaacgaaattgcattttatgcctcacccgtgcaagggggcagtccccaatggcgccccaagggagcagtgcggcagaacggtactatgctcagggtacctcagtcatggagtaggatggggggagagcactggtttacttactaattactccccccatcaacctggcgggtcgggagtcgaaccggcaacctttaggctacaaatctgacgccctaaccgcttacccattactGTTCTCGTAacggtcatgctaataaagcacaacatGGGTTCTAATTTGAATTCGGATTCCTCtgagcttttgccagactgtttgacggagtcaacagtcggctttcgccctgGCTAGCGAAGTGGGGGAAaatttgaacaggactggccgcgaaCACCGACacggtcagtgtgaaaggctgagtagaacacactggcCAAGACTCGGCAGAAAGACTACCGTCTTCTCGCTGCGCAGTGAAACTGGCCTGAGGTCCATAGTAAGGTGCTATAtgctaaaaaaaatacataatataAAATATGAATTAGCATAATACAAACACTGTGTGATGATGCAAGAAAGTAATGCCACTGACTTTGCAACTAACACTCCTACTGGATGATTGTGagggaaaaaatgcatttttgatgTTAAACAACTTTATCTGAAAAtcagaaatgcatcaacagaaAAGTATTATGACTATGAATAGTGTTGTCTTTGTGACAAGCTCTCTTGAAAAATGGCCTTGTGTAGCATCACCTTACCCTTTGATTGCTATCAGCTGTATCACAGTTCCCACACAAAGCACACAGAGCTGATATGGCCCATAGTAACAGCATTACCTCCACCCAGGAATAATGagataataatctctctctctctctctccctctctctctctctctctctctctctctctctctctctctctctctctctctctctctctctctctctctctctctctctctccctctctctctctctctctctctctctctctctgagtaattCTGAGCTTTGGTATTCAAAGCACTTGTTTGTACAGCACTGAATGTGGTGGATATGTAGTGCATTTACGTTGAGTTGTAAGCCTACACTTTTAAAAATGTGTGTTCCAACTTCTCAGACAGGATTGATGATTTTTATTCCAAAGTGTTGTGGGGGGGTGAAGTTGGCATCCTACCACAGATTTTGTCACTCTCAAAAAATAAGACAGCTTATTATGCTGAGCTTGAAAAATGGTAAATAGGCAGGATCTTTTGTTGCCCCTTTTTGCAGTGCTATGTGTCAGTGTTATCTGCCGAAATTACACCTCCCTGAGAAGCTGTAATACTTTAAGTAAGATGACCTGATAACAGCTATTTTGTCTGGGTTTAAACTTGGCAAGCACTTTAGTTTGACATTTAGTTGTGTGTGTTACACAAGTCTAGTCCCCTGCTTAAAAATGCACACCCTTCATCAAATCCCCATTAACCTCAATCCACCCAATCCCCAACCTCACACCCCTCTAATGGACTCCATCCAGCCATTATCCAGACGAGTTTACGATGATGTGTCCTTCATGGTAAGCCTTAATATTAATGCTTTTATATCATTACTGACAGTGTAGTTAACCTATTAGCATTCTAAGCAGTGCCATTCAACAGTTCAGTCTTGCAGTTCATCACGATTGAAATGTGATGCCAATGGTCACTGTGCTGTCATTTTAATCAGACCCTTGACCTTGACTGAACTTCGTCCTCTCTtttcctatcctctcatctcttatatgctcctctcctctcctctgctcttctcgtcttgtctcctctcctctcctctcctctcctctcctctgctcttctcgtcttgtctcctctcctctcctattgtcTCTACGCTTCACTTCCTCTTCTCTATTTTCTTCtgcattcttcctctcctcttctcttttatgTTTTTCTCAtctactcttttctctctttcactttctcttctactcttctctcttcttctctcctctcttttattctcttctcctctctttttactttctcttctattctcctctctttttctttctccgcTCATCTCTTCCcgtatcgtctctctctctcctctcctttcctctcctctccaggagcGGTGATAGTCTCCACGCCGCAGGACATCGCTCTGCTGGACGCGCGCAGGGGAGCCGAGATGTTCCGCAAGGTCAACGTGCCGGTGAGGGTCCTTTGGTTACAGCAGGGACTGGACTTCCTGTGCCGTCCCCTGCCCTTCCTCAGACATCCGtcacaggggtggggtggggagggaggatgggatgggatgggatgtggtGTGGTTGGAAATGGAGAAGCGtcactcctctcctatctccgtCAGCTgtacacagaggaagagagagaattctatgtctctctctttctctctcttgttctcactctgtctcactctttttctctcgctctcactctctccctctctctctcattctctctctctctctctctctctctctctctctctctctctctctctctctctctcattcttgctctctctctctctctctcattcttgctctctctctctctctctctctctctctctctctctctctctctctctctgactgccctAAGTGTCCAGCAGTCAAGTCATTTACTGAACGTAATGAAACACTGTCAGTGGTAACTGCTGTGAGAGTGAGAACGGCTCAGTAAGTTAAAAAGCAAAGCTCTGGGTGTCATCCTCTCTAatggctctcctctccctctactgaATACAGCTTATTAGAGTATTACTCGCAGAACGCTGCCAAGTTAGGATCATATTCGATGCTTAAGAAATGGTAACTCTTTTTCTTGCGCCATGGCCTTTTCAGTGGCAGGATAGAAAAAAAACCCCGCTGCCATTTGATGTGACATTCCGGGAATGGCATTTCAGAAATTGCTTTCCCCCGTGTCTAATGCATTGTATATTTTCTGAAAAATATTACATACCTCTGCACATAGGAAGAGAACCATTGGGAGCGGAGATTACACATTCCCGACTACAAACAGCTCTTTAATCTTCTTGCTGACTATTAACTTAATTGttattttatttgtatatttatttacaaTAAAACTTAATTTGGTATTGTCTGTATCAACATATAAttcaacatgtaatattatgtactgTAAATCtaatcgtagccccttaatgcacgccgtacctcctgtggcacactataatagtcattgaatagttaactaccatagtactacactactatgacataacacagggcctttagtaatgcacaatgccattctggtaacagcaaatttaaaacggtgtgtcttaacgggttaaccctaaccctagtatCAGAGCAAGTATGTAATGTAACATACTGTAACAtactttgtatttgtttgtgttgccTGGTAGGTTCTGGGCTTGGTGCAGAACATGAGTGTCTTCCAGTGCCCCAAATGCAACCACCAGACCCACATCTTTGGAACAGATGGGGCGCGGGAGCTGGCCGCCACTCTGGGAGTTGAAGTCCTTGGTAAGCCCTCGCCTTTCGCCACCATTAATCAGCGGCGGCCCATTCAGAGAACTACAGCCCGAAGCTCAGCCAGCCATGCATGCATACTTGACATTATATTACACCTCTGCAGCCgtgcccctctctctgtgtcctcgcCCATCCCTGAACTGCCCttcatgtcctgtcctgtcctgtcttgtcctgcGGATCACTAACAGCTTTCTAAATGTATAGCGGTTTTGGATATGccaggtgtatactgtatggatcTCTCCACGCTACTACTTTTCACTGCCTTTTGCTCTGCTACCTTTCCCAGCCTTCGTCCATATTTTAGACCATCACTACCCAACctctttggggtttttttgtttgtttttttagccTTTCACACATGCAATTCATACGTTTAATTCCCAAGTGTAAACCAACAAACATGACATAACTAACAAACCCAACATACAAGGTTCGGACAGATACACGACTCATGAAATGGACACATATAGGAGGACGGGGACAAGGATGAATCAACATGAGATTTTCAAGTTAATATTATACAACGTATACTGCGCCCTGGCCCATCCCTAACACGTCCACATCCCTGTTCCATCCCGCCCTACAGATCGCTAACGACTTTCTATATTTATCACAGATTCGAATACACCAGgtggaatgtacagtatatggatctctctctctctctctctctctctctctctctctctctctgttcccaccTTCCGCTTTTCGCCTGGCGATAATGAGTTCTAGGAGCTCTGTAGCTCCTGAGGACGTCACAAACTGAAATAGCAGTAGCATTGCACTTGACATTCATTTCTCAGTCTTGCCCTCATAACTTATTTAAGCTCTAAACTGAGCACCTGCATATATTACAGGCTTCTCCTCCCCAAAAAAAGGCTTAGTCTCGGCCTTGTCTAAACTTCTAGACAGGGAAGGGTTTCTTGTGAAATTCATTTCTCTTTTACAGCAGATTAATGTGATGATGTGTTAATAATGTGATTATGTGGTTAGTTTAGCTAATAGCTGAAACATATTCATATTAGGAGTAGGACTACATGCGGAGAGCTAATTGAACTCAACATGTAACCAGGCAAAAGAGGAAAAAATGGTAATGAACTGAATTACCAATGTCtgcatgtgctgtatgtatgGTCATTTgtgaatgagtttttaaaatcacATGATGTGacgagggggggaaaaaaggattcCCTTTTGAAAAAAAGTGAGGTCCGCGCGGCTCCGCTGATGTGTGAATAAATGAATCCAAAGCGCCCGCGGCGCCTCTGGAGGATTCTGGGTACGCTGATGATGAACTAATTGTCCGCCCCACCTAGTCTTACCTGTTCCCCTCCGCACTGTGTTCTCCCCAGGGGACATCCCACTGCACCTGAACATCAGGGAGACGTCAGACAGGGGACGACCGGTGGTGGTGTCGTCCCCAGACAGTCCGGAGGTACGTAGGCACTGGGCACACACATCGGCTGGCTCAGGCTCATCAGCACATCGGTCCTCTTTTAATCACAGTCccaagttaacacacacacacacacacacacacacacacacacacacacacacacacacacacacacacacacacacacacacacacacacacacacacacacactctctctatctttctttttctctcttcctctctctctctctcacacacacatactccatctctctccctcacactaacacacactctctgcctttctctttctctctaacacacacacacatacaggctgtTGCTtcctcgctctgtctgtctgtctctctctctcacacacacacacaccacaccacacacacatttttacaccCCTCCCTACATCccccatcctcatcatcaccagcTCAACCTCTTTCATGTCCCCTTCATATTTCACTGCTACAACAGGcagctctgctcctctgctctgctgctgtgctgtctactgcagcGCTCCTCAAACGCTCCTGCCTtgcctgcacccccaccccccaccccccctctctctccttctcattgcTCACTGTCCCCAATTGCATGCAGGTGAATCTGTTTCAGTGCTGAACTCTGTCTCACACCCCACTTATGCATAATGGATGGGGATTTTATTTCAAGGCATTTGCATTTtgtgcctttgtttgtttgtcttggaGTCTGATCATCTTAAGCTTTGTTCGTTCATTTGGATCTACAGTACATTTGGAAGCTTTGTTCATTTGAGGCTCTGATCGTCTATGATCAAGTACACTTGCGAGGAATTTTACTACTACTTTAGTAGATGTGAGTTCTTTGTACATTGACATGTAATGGTACACAGATACAACTTGACCTTTGAACATGtggatcttctcttctcttctcttctcttctcttctcttctcttctcttctcttctcttctcttctcttctcttctcttctcttctcttctcttctcttctcttctcttctcttctctcctctcctctcctctcctctcctctgtaggcTGAAGCTTACAAAAAAGTTGCGGCCTCAGTTGTTCAGCGGCTGGAAGACAGTTCGAGCTGACGGGACGTCAATCTCTGCCATGACTGAGCAGAAGAGAGGTGCTGGTCGTCCCCCTTGCACGAGAAGTCTTACCTGTCAGTGTACACCCCCTCCCTCAGACAACCTCCCATACTCCAATCTGCAATAGCCAGAACTCCACTACGTCTTTGTTATTAAGGGCTTATAGTAAGCTGAGATGCTCTGCTCTGACTACGTCATGTAGCATTCACTGTGATGGTCGAATTGTGCTTGGCCACACCGTGGCCACATCAGGTTGTCTTTGGGGAAGACAGTAGGGGCTAAAATATGGGGCAGAAATATGGCTTTCCCGTAACATTTTCGGGGCTCTTGCCATATCTGTCTGTTTGCATGACTGTCTCCCTGTCTGATGTGGTAGAATGTGCTCAAGTCTGTGAATTCATGTGCCTGTACTGGCTGAGTGCTGAAAGCTGTTACGCACAGTAATTTTTCTCCAGTGTGCTGTAAAAGAGAAAGATATGGCACTGTGTGCACACCTGGGAAGACTGTACAGGAAAGTAAAGTGGATGAGTAATTGTGAAAttaaacagagaaaaaaacaatgccCAACTGCTCTCATATTTCATTTGTTTTCTGGAGTCTGGGTCCATGTGCTGCTGTGGTTCACTCTTCTTATTAATTATCCAAACAATCAAGGCCATGCTGCATAGCATCTGTTATTTCCTGTTATCTTATCAGTTAACGTTGCGGAAAATGTCTTTGGAATTTTTTGGGCACACACTTTTGGTTTTTTTCATCCTTCCACCCTTCGCTGAAAGCTCTTACCGTTTTGTAACAGTGGCATTAGCCAGACACAGGCTAATCTACCGTCAAATCCAAACAGTTGACATTATCGCTGTTCTTCCATGGTGGCTgcctccagggccgctgacagctttggctgggcccaggacaaagtcacctagaAGGGCCCTcctcccaataaatacaatgtaatgaggcaataaatacaatgtaattttttggcaccctctctacctgggcccgggacaactgatctgtTTGTCCACCCTTGTTGACTTCAATGGCTGCCTCTGTGCTGGTCACGTAGGTCTCTCTGCTCTGTGTTTCGGTTTTCCTTTTTTACCTGCATCGTTCTACTAAGAAGCATCATGCTGGTATTTGGTGTTCTCCCTTTTCATGTTACCCCTCAGATCTTTATTTTGTCATCTACATCACATTGTTTTGAAAGTAGCCTTTCAACCCCAAAATATGTTTTATAAAATCACTTCACGGGTTCACAGAGTGGTAACAGGGTATAGGGCAGGTCTGAATTCTCTTTTCAGTCCTATGGGCTGTAATCGCACTGAATATACATTTGGAGGACGAGTTGACTGAGAGACATCACTTTCCACTTGTAGGAAAATCAAAGGGGCAAACTGTTTAGTCCTTCTACTTTAAATTAAACCATCATCAATCATTATTCAATGTAGTGTAGTATCACGCACCATCAGACTCAGATGaaaagtagcacacacacacacgcaccattagACTCAGAGGAAAAAGCTACAGAGGTCAGGTGATGCAGGGAGGTGGTAATGGGTTAACAGtggtgctttaaagggacactgtgcaggaaatggtcaaaaaaggtactgcaagtatgctgattattgaaactgggctgcctattgccaaatttgatctttacatgaaaatttactaagtaataaacaaatattttctagtatgatccaagtacagtcatttttgcagctaaaaattgctatttttggaaattcaaaatggcagaccatggagaggatcccccttttcatgtatgaaaagtgcattttttccagtcataatgaatacttagaatttgatgctggtggtaagtattcatgaaaaaggtaacattagtgaatgggcagcatgaattctggaaataaacaactaaaaatctcacacagtgtccctttgagaGTGAGCTATGACTGAAGATTAATGTGGCATACTTCAAAGCTTGTTATCCTGGAAAATTACACCTTTTTAAAAGAGTGTGAAGCCAGGACCCAAAAGTTGAACTGCATGCATAACACATGAATATGAAGCTAGCTGccaattaaattacattacacatgaCAGCCACCAGGGGGCCTCTGCGCTGGCGAGATGGACAGACATGCTGACTGGGGAGTTCTCTGTGGAGTGGACAGATATTTATTTTCCCTGTGAGGTTCCACACACAGGCTCCACACTTCCTGCATATTTCCATGGTTCCCCGAAGTCCAGTGTGGCACCCCCATAATTCTAATTTGCCACACAATCCCACACGTTCGCTGGACTGGGACCCAATAGAAAAGCTCCGACAGTTTCACACGGCCCCTTCTAAATTTTGGGACAGGCTCTTAGAAAATATAAAGGCTCAGCATTATTAGCCCTTGAGGACTGTcatcccactgggaaatgccctgtatgctagatTACCAGTTCAGGCTTCATCCTGCATGTTTGCTAGACTGGCCTGTTTATAcgaatttaggtgtgtgtgtgtgcggtgggcgGGTGTTTGCAGGAGGGACCGCAAACTCAGAGTCCAAATGGACCTGGCCGTGAACTCTGATACTGTTACACAATTCATTGTTTTTCACAATTCATTCATTACCAaaacaccacgcgcacacacacacacacacacaccctatccttCCCTTTGGAGTTTTGGCAGACCCAACAGAAACATCCAATTGTGCAAAACACTGTGTAAAACTGTGTGTTTAAAAAGGGACTTTGTTAGTTATAGTATACCCAGGCTGtagttttctgtgacaaagtcaGCATTGTCTTGTATTCCCTGGCCTCAGTTTCCCTTCTTATTATTAAGTTCCTTTGGCCTAACACCCACGTCAAGGTAAGTAGTGGTCTTGGTGCACTCACCTCAAGTTATGAcattgcaaaagaaaaaaaaagaaaagcatctcTCACAAAGGGTTCTGTGCTGGTGCTTGTACTGTATAGTTCCCTACTCTCTTCTTTCACCAGTCTCTCAGCTGCTctgtctcatttctctctctttcacctcacCCAGCTTGAACGAACAAAAAatactcttttcctcctctcttttcctttttcctttccttccttcacactttcctcccaccatttcctccttttcttctctcacctcctctatTGTGTCATGTCATAGCACGGCCGCTCCGAGCACAGAGGAGCcgtctccaccatcaccacctacGCAGTCAGTGTTTTGGGCATAAATAGCCTTAGGAGTCTTTTGCAAGGCAGTATGGATAAAGCAATATCTTCATCTTGGAAAGTGTGTCTACTCTAAGCCAAGCCACATAGTATAGCGAGTCCACAACTGGAGACCCGAAGGAGGTGCTGGAAAGCCCAGAGGAGAATAACCAGATGAATGACTGCACTCGGGAATTACCAGTGAACCATCCATGCGTCTGGTTGACAAGTGCAGCCAAAGGTTTCTGTCAGAGACTAAAAAAGGTCAGGAGGAGGGAAAACAGTGACGCGTGCActcaaaaaaaaccctgacacatTTAGTTTCTCattcagaaagtgtgtgtgtgtgtgtgtgtgcgcgcacgcgtgtctgTGCTTATCTCTCTGCCTGCGTCAaatggaagaaagaggagagaaaggggcgtGTGAATATCAAGGGTCACCACTCCTGACTGCCTCAGTTAAATATGGAGTCATAACATAATTCTGTGTCATCAGTGGTATGACTGCCCTCTTTCTGGGAAGATTTGGGACATTCCCAACAGTGCAAGAATATTCCGTAGAAAGATAAGCAACACCTCAGATGATATGCAGGGAAGCCAAGAGGGAGggacaaacaagtcagttgtcccgggccctaggagaggaggggggcgagGCAATTTGAGCCAGGGcgtcgaaccggttcaaggaacgaaaacgaaaaccagaaactttttgtattttacagggaacagaaacgaaaccggaaacgttattattttttatgttctggaacgggaacacttatttaaaaataatggtaaccggttaataccggttaataccgttcctcaaacaaacaaacaaagtcatTATTTGCCT
This is a stretch of genomic DNA from Engraulis encrasicolus isolate BLACKSEA-1 chromosome 19, IST_EnEncr_1.0, whole genome shotgun sequence. It encodes these proteins:
- the nubpl gene encoding iron-sulfur protein NUBPL, which translates into the protein MAHVSYSKLFHALRCIPQSIDSRFACKLGRVQLQPICCRHLIRFKSLGAADKGLHEKQRQHMARGLPKQKPITGVKKVIVVASGKGGVGKSTTAVNLALGLMANDPSISVGLLDADVYGPSVPKMMNLKGNPELTDNNLMRPLVNFGVPCMSMGFLVEDVAPIVWRGLMVMSAIEKLLRQVDWGRLDYLVVDMPPGTGDVQLSITQNIPIAGAVIVSTPQDIALLDARRGAEMFRKVNVPVLGLVQNMSVFQCPKCNHQTHIFGTDGARELAATLGVEVLGDIPLHLNIRETSDRGRPVVVSSPDSPEAEAYKKVAASVVQRLEDSSS